In a single window of the Rhizobiaceae bacterium genome:
- the serB gene encoding phosphoserine phosphatase SerB, translated as MPLIVTLLSSPVRPVLTPEIAASAAKSIGASRTDWLADLIACDLVPDPALTAAECNSHVAAALGGAAVDIVVQEADRRRKNLLIADMDSTMIDQECIDELADEVGVKEHVAAITARSMNGEMAFEPALRERVALLAGLDFGVIDRIIANRITLASGGQALVQTMRANGCWTALVSGGFDVFTGPIAAKLGFDENRANHLNTNDGKLVGTVRDPILGREAKATALTEISARLGLTPADAIAVGDGANDLDMIRMAGTGVALHAKPSVAEQARVRIDNGDLTALLYIQGYRRDEFVGSH; from the coding sequence ATGCCGCTGATCGTTACGCTCCTGTCCAGTCCTGTCCGGCCTGTTCTGACGCCTGAAATCGCCGCAAGCGCGGCCAAATCGATCGGGGCGAGCAGGACCGACTGGCTGGCCGACTTGATCGCCTGCGATCTTGTGCCCGATCCAGCACTCACGGCGGCAGAATGCAACAGCCACGTTGCGGCGGCGCTCGGCGGCGCGGCCGTCGACATCGTCGTGCAGGAGGCGGACAGGCGGCGCAAGAACCTGCTGATCGCCGACATGGATTCCACCATGATCGACCAGGAATGCATCGACGAACTGGCCGACGAAGTGGGTGTGAAGGAGCATGTCGCAGCGATTACCGCACGGTCGATGAACGGCGAAATGGCTTTCGAACCCGCTCTGCGCGAGCGCGTCGCGCTGCTTGCGGGACTGGATTTCGGCGTGATCGACCGCATCATCGCCAACCGCATAACGCTGGCCTCGGGCGGACAAGCGCTGGTGCAGACGATGCGGGCAAACGGATGCTGGACGGCGCTGGTCTCGGGCGGGTTCGACGTTTTCACCGGGCCGATTGCCGCAAAGCTCGGCTTTGACGAAAATCGCGCCAATCACCTCAACACGAATGACGGCAAGCTCGTCGGAACGGTCCGCGACCCCATTCTGGGCCGCGAGGCGAAGGCTACCGCGCTCACCGAAATCTCCGCGCGGCTCGGCCTCACGCCCGCCGACGCGATTGCCGTTGGCGACGGCGCGAACGATCTCGACATGATCCGCATGGCAGGGACCGGCGTCGCTTTGCATGCCAAGCCGTCCGTCGCCGAGCAGGCGCGGGTGCGGATCGACAACGGGGACCTCACGGCCCTGCTCTACATTCAGGGTTACAGGCGGGACGAATTCGTGGGATCGCACTGA
- the miaA gene encoding tRNA (adenosine(37)-N6)-dimethylallyltransferase MiaA yields MTDSVAGRRTRPMKDAILIAGPTASGKSALALRFAKETGGMVINADSMQVYDVLRLLTARPGAEEMGQADHRLYGHVPPQRSYSTAEWLRDVSAQFEMLDGRTPILVGGTGLYFTALTEGLSSMPDVPPDMRAYWRGKLIAEGPGALHALLAARDPETALRLAETDGQRIVRALEVYDASGRSIRDWQSQREAPLVDLASSRALVIDPDRKQLAERIERRFDLMMGQGALAEAGELLAQRLSPALPVMKAIGLRELGAHLDGVLPLDEAVARAKAATRQYAKRQMTWFRNQFGQDWRRVGMDGV; encoded by the coding sequence ATGACAGACTCTGTTGCAGGCAGGCGCACCCGCCCGATGAAAGACGCGATCCTGATAGCCGGGCCGACCGCCAGCGGCAAGTCGGCGCTTGCCCTTCGCTTCGCGAAGGAAACGGGCGGTATGGTCATCAACGCGGATTCCATGCAGGTTTATGACGTCCTGCGCCTGCTGACCGCGCGTCCCGGCGCGGAGGAGATGGGGCAGGCGGATCACAGGCTTTACGGCCATGTGCCGCCGCAAAGAAGCTATTCGACCGCCGAGTGGCTGCGCGATGTCTCCGCACAGTTCGAAATGCTTGATGGCAGGACACCGATCCTCGTTGGAGGAACCGGGCTTTATTTCACCGCGCTGACGGAAGGGTTGTCATCCATGCCGGACGTGCCGCCGGACATGCGCGCCTATTGGCGGGGCAAACTCATTGCCGAGGGTCCGGGCGCGCTGCACGCGCTGCTTGCGGCGCGCGACCCGGAGACCGCGCTTCGCCTTGCTGAGACGGATGGGCAGCGCATCGTGCGTGCGCTGGAAGTGTATGACGCATCCGGTCGGTCGATCAGGGACTGGCAGTCGCAAAGGGAAGCGCCGCTGGTCGATCTTGCGTCCAGCCGGGCGTTGGTGATCGACCCGGACCGTAAGCAACTGGCCGAGCGCATCGAGCGCCGCTTCGACCTGATGATGGGGCAGGGCGCGCTGGCAGAAGCCGGGGAGTTGCTGGCGCAGCGGCTATCCCCGGCATTGCCGGTCATGAAAGCCATCGGCCTGCGTGAACTCGGCGCCCATCTTGACGGAGTGCTGCCGCTTGATGAAGCGGTTGCTCGCGCCAAGGCCGCCACCCGCCAATACGCAAAGCGGCAGATGACGTGGTTTCGCAACCAGTTCGGGCAGGACTGGCGTCGCGTGGGGATGGACGGAGTTTGA
- a CDS encoding ATP-binding protein: MFEETKSAGEATSQERRDSTQNDVRLLGHVIRCDGARATLAAEVTPDEGMATTEQWVVGRMISINLGTTRTVGLVYEIAKTTPEWHEEASNPIEISIELVGEVRDMATGAPPIFDRGITRYPHIGAIAHRIRARDLKAIYDLAGRQTVNIGTLSQDESIDANIAIQDTLTRHFAVVGTTGVGKSTAVSILLRRAIAARNELRVLVFDPHNEFGPSLGDVAYRIDADTLDLPFWMFRLEEFAEVLFRGREIEMDEVEILRDIIPLAKHHYRSPGAGLMRRGGGGDALTADTPVPYRMVDLLKLLDERMGALDAKSDRPVFRSLKARIESAIVDPRYKFMFGSRMIEDTIHETIGTIFRMPHNGKQITCFEMAGMPSEIVNAVCSVLARLAFDLTLWSEGRMELLVLCEEAHRYMPADPKLGFAPTRHALSRIAKEGRKYGCYLGVVTQRPGELDPTILSQCSTVFAMRLANEKDQAIIRSAIADSSASTLAFLSSMGQREAIAFGEGVSTTMRLKFVKLSRNELPGNHGNGDGSEKAHKEVDLVAVVNRLRNVPDPKAFMAAQGSFLETPVGPAVTPGAPYAPRPATRESEHQSGSPLRSSMGLRER; the protein is encoded by the coding sequence ATGTTTGAAGAGACGAAATCCGCAGGCGAAGCGACATCACAAGAACGGCGCGACTCGACGCAAAACGATGTGCGCCTTCTCGGCCATGTGATCCGGTGTGACGGAGCGCGCGCCACACTTGCGGCGGAGGTCACCCCCGATGAGGGCATGGCGACAACCGAGCAATGGGTTGTCGGGCGGATGATCTCCATCAACCTCGGGACGACGCGTACAGTCGGCCTCGTCTACGAAATCGCCAAGACCACGCCCGAATGGCATGAAGAAGCCAGCAACCCGATCGAAATCAGCATAGAGCTCGTGGGCGAAGTTCGCGACATGGCGACAGGCGCCCCTCCCATTTTCGACCGCGGCATCACGCGCTATCCCCATATCGGCGCGATTGCACACCGCATTCGCGCGCGCGACTTGAAGGCGATCTACGACCTCGCCGGAAGGCAAACGGTCAATATCGGCACACTTTCTCAGGACGAGTCGATAGACGCGAATATCGCGATCCAGGATACGCTGACGCGACATTTCGCAGTGGTCGGCACGACCGGCGTCGGCAAGTCGACGGCGGTATCGATCCTGCTGCGCCGCGCCATCGCCGCGCGCAACGAATTGCGCGTGCTGGTGTTCGATCCGCATAACGAATTCGGGCCATCGCTCGGCGATGTCGCCTACCGGATCGATGCCGACACGCTGGACCTGCCCTTCTGGATGTTCCGCCTCGAGGAATTCGCGGAAGTGCTGTTCCGTGGCCGCGAGATCGAAATGGACGAGGTCGAAATCCTGCGCGACATTATCCCGCTGGCCAAGCACCACTACCGCAGCCCCGGCGCCGGATTGATGCGGCGTGGCGGCGGAGGCGACGCGTTGACCGCCGACACGCCGGTTCCCTATCGCATGGTCGACCTGCTCAAGCTGCTGGACGAGCGGATGGGCGCGCTGGATGCCAAATCAGACCGGCCTGTGTTCCGCTCGCTGAAGGCGCGCATCGAATCCGCCATCGTGGATCCGCGCTACAAATTCATGTTCGGATCGCGAATGATCGAGGACACGATCCACGAAACCATCGGAACGATCTTCCGCATGCCGCATAACGGCAAGCAGATCACCTGTTTCGAAATGGCCGGCATGCCGTCTGAAATCGTCAACGCGGTGTGTTCTGTTCTGGCGCGGCTTGCCTTCGACCTGACGCTGTGGAGCGAGGGCAGGATGGAGCTTCTGGTGCTCTGCGAGGAGGCGCACCGCTACATGCCCGCAGATCCGAAGCTCGGCTTCGCACCCACCCGCCACGCCCTCTCGCGCATCGCCAAGGAAGGCCGCAAATATGGCTGCTACCTAGGGGTGGTCACGCAGCGCCCCGGCGAACTCGATCCCACCATCCTGTCGCAGTGCTCGACCGTATTCGCCATGCGCCTCGCCAATGAAAAGGACCAGGCGATCATCCGCTCCGCGATTGCGGACTCCTCCGCCTCGACCCTCGCCTTCCTGTCCTCCATGGGGCAGCGCGAGGCGATTGCCTTTGGCGAAGGCGTTTCCACGACCATGCGGCTTAAATTCGTGAAGTTGAGTCGCAATGAATTGCCGGGAAATCACGGCAATGGCGACGGCAGCGAAAAGGCGCACAAAGAGGTCGATCTTGTCGCGGTGGTCAACCGGCTACGCAATGTGCCCGACCCGAAGGCGTTCATGGCTGCGCAGGGTTCGTTCCTTGAAACGCCCGTCGGCCCGGCTGTCACACCCGGCGCGCCTTACGCGCCACGACCTGCCACCCGCGAATCCGAACATCAGTCCGGTTCCCCGCTCAGGAGCAGCATGGGCCTGCGCGAGCGCTGA
- a CDS encoding acetolactate synthase 3 large subunit yields the protein MTGAEMVVQALKDNGVEHLFGYPGGAVLPIYDELFQQDDVQHILVRHEQGAGHAAEGYARSTGKPGVMLVTSGPGATNAVTPLQDALMDSIPLVCITGQVPTSLIGSDAFQECDTVGITRPCTKHNWLVKDVNDLARILHQAFVVATTGRPGPVVVDIPKDVQFAKGTYTPPETAPRLSYQPKMQGDLELVREAVELMAKARRPVIYSGGGVINSGPEASHLLRELVDLTGFPITSTLMGLGAYPASGKNWLGMLGMHGSYEANMAMHDCDVMLCIGARFDDRITGRLNAFSPHSKKIHIDIDPSSLNKNVRVDIPILGDVGLVLEDMVRLWRATARSDKKELYPWWEQIARWRARNSFAYAPNKDVIMPQYAIERLYELTRDKDVYITTEVGQHQMWAAQLFGFDKPNHWMTSGGLGTMGYGLPAALGVQIAHPDALVIDIAGDASVQMTIQEMSAAAQYEAPIKIFILNNQYMGMVRQWQQLLHGNRLSHSYTEAMPDFVKLAEAYGGHGIRCDKPDELDDAITEMITVNKPVIFDCRVAALANCFPMIPSGKAHNEMLLPDEATDEAVANAIDAKGKQLV from the coding sequence ATGACCGGCGCCGAGATGGTGGTGCAGGCGCTCAAGGACAATGGCGTGGAGCATCTCTTCGGCTATCCGGGCGGCGCGGTCCTTCCGATTTACGACGAGCTTTTCCAGCAGGACGACGTTCAGCACATTCTGGTGCGCCATGAGCAGGGCGCGGGCCACGCAGCCGAAGGCTATGCGCGATCCACCGGCAAGCCCGGCGTCATGCTGGTCACGTCCGGTCCGGGGGCAACGAACGCCGTAACGCCCTTGCAGGACGCGCTGATGGATTCCATCCCGCTCGTCTGCATCACCGGGCAGGTGCCGACCAGCCTCATCGGCTCTGACGCGTTTCAGGAGTGCGATACGGTCGGCATCACCCGTCCCTGCACCAAGCACAACTGGCTGGTGAAGGACGTCAACGACCTTGCGCGAATCCTGCATCAGGCTTTCGTCGTTGCGACGACCGGCCGTCCGGGTCCGGTTGTCGTGGACATTCCCAAGGATGTGCAGTTTGCAAAAGGCACCTACACGCCGCCGGAAACGGCGCCGCGCCTCAGCTATCAGCCGAAAATGCAGGGCGACCTCGAACTGGTCCGCGAGGCTGTCGAACTGATGGCAAAGGCCAGGCGGCCGGTCATCTATTCAGGCGGCGGCGTGATCAATTCGGGGCCGGAGGCAAGCCACCTCCTGCGCGAACTGGTCGATCTGACGGGTTTCCCGATCACCTCGACCCTGATGGGACTGGGCGCTTATCCGGCGAGCGGCAAGAACTGGCTGGGCATGCTCGGCATGCACGGATCTTACGAGGCCAACATGGCCATGCATGATTGCGATGTCATGTTGTGCATCGGCGCGCGCTTCGACGACCGGATCACGGGTCGCCTGAACGCGTTCTCTCCGCACTCCAAGAAAATCCATATCGACATCGATCCGTCGTCGCTGAACAAGAATGTCCGTGTCGACATTCCGATCCTGGGCGATGTCGGGCTGGTGCTCGAGGACATGGTCCGCCTGTGGCGGGCTACCGCACGGTCGGACAAGAAGGAACTGTATCCGTGGTGGGAGCAGATCGCCCGCTGGCGCGCCCGCAATTCCTTCGCCTATGCGCCCAACAAGGACGTCATCATGCCGCAATATGCCATCGAGCGGCTCTACGAACTGACAAGGGACAAGGACGTCTACATCACGACCGAGGTCGGGCAGCACCAGATGTGGGCAGCGCAGCTTTTCGGCTTCGACAAGCCGAACCACTGGATGACCTCCGGGGGTCTCGGGACCATGGGCTACGGCCTGCCGGCTGCTCTCGGCGTGCAGATCGCGCATCCCGACGCGCTGGTCATCGACATTGCGGGCGATGCCTCCGTCCAGATGACAATTCAGGAAATGAGCGCGGCAGCCCAGTATGAAGCGCCGATCAAGATATTCATCCTGAACAACCAGTACATGGGCATGGTCCGGCAGTGGCAGCAATTGCTGCACGGCAACCGGCTGTCGCATTCCTACACGGAGGCGATGCCCGATTTCGTGAAGCTGGCCGAAGCCTATGGGGGCCATGGCATACGCTGCGACAAGCCGGACGAGCTGGACGACGCGATCACGGAAATGATCACGGTGAACAAGCCGGTCATCTTCGATTGCCGTGTCGCGGCGCTGGCGAACTGCTTCCCGATGATACCGTCCGGCAAGGCGCACAATGAAATGCTTCTGCCCGACGAGGCCACCGACGAAGCGGTCGCAAATGCGATCGACGCCAAAGGCAAGCAGCTCGTCTGA
- the ilvN gene encoding acetolactate synthase small subunit produces the protein MSAQQQPTGSAYFIAKETERPETHTLSVLVDNEPGVLARVIGLFSGRGYNIESLTVSETEHAKHLSRITVVTRGTPHVLEQIKHQLERIVPVHRVVDLSVRAAELGQDKPLARELALVKVAGTGEARVEALRLADAFRAKVIDANTGHFIFEITGAVAKIEQFIAIMNPLGLVEVCRTGVAAMNRGAQGM, from the coding sequence ATGTCCGCCCAGCAGCAACCGACCGGCTCCGCCTATTTTATCGCAAAGGAGACCGAGAGACCGGAAACGCACACGCTATCGGTGCTTGTCGACAACGAGCCGGGCGTGCTGGCGCGCGTCATCGGCCTCTTCTCGGGACGCGGCTACAACATCGAGAGCCTGACGGTTTCGGAGACCGAGCACGCGAAGCACCTGTCGCGCATTACCGTCGTGACGCGCGGCACGCCGCACGTGCTGGAGCAGATCAAGCATCAGCTTGAACGCATCGTGCCGGTCCACCGCGTGGTGGACCTTTCCGTGCGCGCCGCCGAACTCGGGCAGGACAAGCCGCTGGCGCGCGAACTCGCGCTGGTCAAGGTGGCCGGAACGGGCGAAGCGCGGGTCGAGGCGCTGCGCCTGGCAGATGCCTTCCGCGCCAAGGTGATCGACGCCAATACCGGCCACTTCATTTTCGAGATCACCGGCGCGGTCGCCAAGATCGAGCAGTTCATCGCGATCATGAATCCGCTGGGATTGGTGGAGGTCTGCCGCACCGGCGTGGCCGCGATGAATCGCGGCGCACAGGGCATGTAG
- a CDS encoding LysE family translocator: MSHETLAALLVYAFVTSITPGPNNFMLLASGVNFGFVRTIPHMCGIGFGFFTLLMGVGFGLGALLTAFPQLHLALKVLGGAYLLYLAWKIAMSRKMDEGTGAAAGPMNFVQASLFQWVNPKAWVMAITAMALYQDAENPYWSVLLIGVVFALTNFPTVSTWAAFGVALRGFLSDPVRLKWFNICMGVLLATTLWPMLK; encoded by the coding sequence GTGTCCCATGAAACGCTCGCAGCGCTCCTCGTCTATGCATTCGTGACCTCGATTACGCCGGGGCCGAACAATTTCATGCTGCTGGCCTCGGGCGTGAATTTCGGGTTCGTGCGCACGATCCCGCATATGTGCGGAATCGGCTTTGGCTTCTTCACGCTGCTTATGGGCGTCGGGTTCGGGCTGGGCGCATTGCTGACCGCGTTTCCACAGCTCCACCTTGCGCTGAAGGTGCTTGGGGGGGCGTATCTGCTGTATCTTGCATGGAAGATCGCCATGTCGCGGAAGATGGACGAAGGAACAGGCGCCGCAGCAGGCCCAATGAACTTCGTGCAGGCGTCGCTCTTCCAATGGGTCAACCCGAAGGCTTGGGTGATGGCCATAACCGCGATGGCCCTCTATCAGGACGCCGAGAATCCATATTGGTCGGTGCTGCTGATCGGGGTGGTCTTCGCGCTTACCAACTTTCCGACCGTCTCGACATGGGCGGCTTTCGGCGTCGCCCTGCGTGGCTTCCTGTCCGATCCCGTGCGGCTGAAATGGTTCAACATCTGCATGGGCGTATTGCTGGCCACCACGCTTTGGCCGATGCTCAAATAG
- a CDS encoding mechanosensitive ion channel family protein translates to MAWLGLRSCVLAAACAILFAVTPASGQGAPAAPPEKVDQLIQLLSDPAIKEWLAQNTSKAEPASQATADSSEGMSKSVVSTGLQRIREHVQGLARAVPDLPRQFERARVITMLEFENRGLIGVAFIVAIFIAAGLLLSGVVYWLTERLRLWVIGLPRNTPLGRAKKIGGRYLYATILILAFVFGSAGAFLMFQWPPLLREIVLAYLTAAICVWAVRSYVASALVPSFMGVKDAERVRALPVSNAVADHWTRWLVIIAVWSSFWWATFSLAPILGFTPQGILAMMVPTSTVLLGLGLLAVWRRPREIVDDAHPRRLGFTATTWLLTLLFVVLWLLRLAGLWFAMWLLMAVIGVPFLIYLAHKAVHFVLRQDPSDEPGVAIPAITVAIIDRAIRVALIVVGAYLLARAFGLGISSMQSEERPVLNMILRGLLNAAVIIIVADFGWSIIKATIKRRLGGATRSGSELEDAAHAVDPRQARLLTLLPIIQNIVFAVIVVMAILMILSSLGIQIGPLIAGAGVVGVAVGFGAQTLVKDVISGIFYLLDDAFRVGEYISSGKYTGTVESFSLRSIKLRHHRGPLYTIPFGELGAVQNQSRDWTTDKFNITVGYETDIDAARKLIKKVGLQIAQDPEFAPYVIEPIKMQGVQDFGEYGVVLRLKSTRKPGQAFGMRRKFYIAIKQAFKEAGIVIPIASVHVHHDEPVVEKVAAQAAQVRRRKAAAKTEEG, encoded by the coding sequence ATGGCTTGGCTGGGTCTGCGCTCGTGTGTATTGGCTGCGGCCTGCGCAATATTGTTTGCGGTCACACCCGCCAGCGGCCAGGGCGCGCCTGCGGCTCCGCCGGAGAAGGTCGATCAACTGATCCAGTTGCTTTCCGACCCTGCGATCAAGGAATGGCTGGCGCAAAACACGTCAAAGGCGGAACCGGCCTCGCAGGCGACCGCCGATTCCTCGGAAGGCATGTCCAAATCCGTGGTTTCAACGGGTCTTCAGCGCATCAGGGAGCATGTGCAGGGTCTTGCGCGAGCGGTACCCGACCTGCCTCGGCAGTTCGAAAGAGCCCGCGTCATCACCATGCTCGAATTTGAGAATCGCGGGCTGATCGGCGTCGCCTTCATCGTCGCCATTTTCATTGCTGCGGGCCTGTTGCTGTCGGGCGTCGTCTATTGGCTGACCGAACGGCTGCGGCTGTGGGTGATCGGGTTGCCGCGCAATACGCCGCTCGGCAGGGCCAAGAAGATCGGCGGTCGCTATCTCTACGCAACGATCCTGATCCTTGCATTCGTTTTCGGAAGTGCGGGTGCGTTCCTTATGTTTCAGTGGCCGCCGCTGTTGCGGGAGATTGTGCTGGCCTATCTCACCGCCGCGATATGCGTCTGGGCCGTGCGCAGCTATGTGGCGAGCGCGCTTGTCCCTTCCTTCATGGGCGTCAAAGATGCGGAGAGGGTGCGCGCGCTGCCTGTCTCGAATGCGGTCGCCGATCACTGGACGAGATGGCTGGTCATCATTGCCGTGTGGTCTTCATTCTGGTGGGCAACGTTTTCTCTCGCGCCCATTCTTGGGTTCACGCCGCAGGGCATACTGGCAATGATGGTGCCCACGAGCACAGTGCTGCTTGGGCTTGGCCTTCTGGCGGTCTGGCGGCGACCGCGCGAGATCGTTGATGACGCTCACCCGCGCAGGCTTGGGTTCACTGCCACGACCTGGCTGCTCACCTTGCTATTTGTCGTCCTTTGGCTTCTGCGCCTGGCCGGTCTTTGGTTTGCGATGTGGCTGCTCATGGCGGTAATCGGCGTGCCCTTTCTTATTTATCTTGCGCACAAGGCAGTCCATTTCGTTCTTCGGCAGGATCCGTCTGACGAACCCGGCGTGGCGATCCCGGCAATTACCGTCGCCATCATCGATCGTGCGATACGTGTCGCCCTCATCGTTGTCGGTGCCTATCTGCTGGCGCGGGCGTTCGGTCTCGGAATTTCAAGCATGCAGAGCGAGGAACGCCCCGTCCTGAACATGATTCTGCGGGGCCTTCTGAATGCTGCCGTCATCATCATCGTTGCGGATTTCGGCTGGAGCATCATCAAGGCAACAATCAAGCGGCGGCTGGGCGGCGCAACGCGTTCAGGTTCCGAGCTGGAGGATGCGGCGCACGCAGTCGACCCGCGTCAGGCGCGGCTGCTGACTTTGTTGCCCATCATCCAGAACATCGTATTCGCGGTCATCGTCGTCATGGCCATCCTGATGATCCTGTCCTCGCTGGGTATCCAGATCGGACCCTTGATCGCAGGCGCGGGTGTGGTGGGCGTGGCTGTCGGGTTCGGCGCGCAGACCCTCGTGAAGGATGTCATATCGGGCATATTTTATTTGCTGGACGATGCATTCCGCGTGGGCGAGTACATCAGCAGCGGTAAATATACCGGTACCGTGGAGAGCTTCAGCCTGCGATCCATCAAGCTGCGCCATCATCGCGGCCCGCTTTACACCATTCCCTTCGGCGAGCTTGGGGCTGTGCAGAACCAGAGCCGGGATTGGACCACCGACAAGTTCAACATCACCGTCGGCTACGAAACCGACATCGACGCGGCTCGAAAGCTTATCAAGAAAGTGGGTCTGCAAATCGCTCAGGACCCCGAATTTGCTCCCTATGTGATCGAGCCGATCAAGATGCAGGGCGTGCAGGATTTCGGAGAATATGGCGTGGTGCTGCGCCTGAAATCCACGCGCAAGCCGGGTCAGGCATTCGGCATGCGCAGGAAATTCTACATCGCGATCAAGCAGGCGTTCAAGGAAGCGGGGATCGTCATTCCCATCGCTTCCGTGCATGTGCACCATGACGAGCCGGTGGTGGAAAAGGTGGCTGCGCAAGCGGCGCAGGTGCGTCGGCGAAAGGCGGCTGCCAAAACCGAGGAAGGCTGA
- a CDS encoding ATP-dependent RecD-like DNA helicase gives MEFSPQQDEALKAVARWLKGGRPQLFRLFGFAGTGKTTLARYFAEHVDGQVQFAAFTGKAAQVLRSKGATNARTIHSLIYRPRGEEQVEDETTGKTSMSPTFSLNRQSPVAKAKLIVIDECSMVDEQLGRDLMSFGTPILVLGDPGQLPPISGGGFFTEHEPDYLLTEIHRQARDNPIIRLALDVREGREFINGDYGTAQVIGREDVNQDLVLAADQVLVGRNQTRRRYNKRLRELKGFSAPHPQAGDKLVCLRNDPAKGLLNGSLWKVMTSSRETVKPGINLLVSPEEDDPDRGVAKIKLLKAAFEDQEEEIPWSTKKRFDDFDFGYALTVHKAQGSQWNNVVLFDESYAFKETRQRWLYTAITRAAERLTVVR, from the coding sequence ATGGAATTCTCACCTCAACAGGACGAAGCGCTCAAGGCGGTCGCGCGTTGGCTCAAGGGCGGGCGTCCACAGCTTTTCCGGCTTTTCGGTTTTGCCGGGACCGGCAAGACCACGCTTGCGCGCTATTTCGCCGAACATGTCGACGGGCAGGTGCAGTTCGCCGCGTTCACGGGCAAGGCCGCGCAGGTGCTGCGTTCCAAGGGGGCAACGAATGCGCGCACGATTCACTCGCTGATTTACCGTCCGCGCGGCGAGGAGCAGGTCGAGGACGAAACCACCGGCAAGACCTCTATGTCGCCGACCTTTTCGCTCAACCGGCAAAGCCCGGTCGCGAAAGCGAAGCTTATCGTCATCGATGAATGCTCCATGGTGGACGAGCAGTTGGGGCGCGACCTCATGTCGTTCGGCACGCCGATCCTTGTGCTCGGCGATCCCGGCCAGTTGCCGCCGATTTCCGGCGGCGGATTCTTCACTGAGCATGAACCCGACTATCTGCTGACGGAAATTCATCGGCAGGCCCGCGACAATCCCATCATCCGCCTTGCGCTCGATGTGCGCGAGGGGCGCGAGTTCATCAACGGCGACTACGGCACCGCGCAGGTGATCGGGCGCGAAGATGTCAATCAGGACCTCGTGCTTGCGGCGGATCAGGTGCTGGTCGGGCGCAACCAGACGCGGCGGCGCTACAACAAGCGGCTGCGCGAGTTGAAGGGTTTCAGCGCGCCGCACCCGCAGGCGGGCGACAAGCTGGTATGCCTGCGCAACGATCCCGCAAAGGGTCTTTTGAACGGCTCACTCTGGAAGGTCATGACCTCCTCGCGCGAGACCGTGAAACCGGGAATCAACCTGCTGGTCTCGCCTGAAGAGGACGATCCCGACCGGGGCGTTGCGAAGATCAAACTGCTCAAGGCCGCCTTTGAGGATCAGGAAGAGGAAATCCCGTGGTCTACGAAGAAGCGCTTCGATGATTTCGATTTCGGCTACGCGCTGACGGTGCACAAGGCGCAGGGCTCGCAGTGGAACAACGTTGTGCTGTTCGACGAGAGCTATGCTTTCAAGGAAACGCGCCAGCGCTGGCTCTATACGGCGATCACGCGGGCCGCGGAACGGCTGACAGTTGTGCGCTGA
- a CDS encoding pyridoxine 5'-phosphate synthase yields the protein MPAKLSVNLNAIALLRNRRDLPWPSVTGLGRIALQAGSHGLTVHPRPDERHTRHSDLPQIRALIDDEFPHAEFNIEGYPEEDFLQLVENAQPEQVTLVPDDPSQPTSDHGWDFRKQGEYLTPIVARLKKSGFRVSLFSDPDPDGIAAAAATGADRVELYTGPYGGFHEDSEKANKQLELLQKTAEAARRAGLDVNAGHDLTVANLPPLMKRIPFLAEVSIGHGLTADALEYGMAETVRRFLRACGWGTASKG from the coding sequence ATGCCCGCCAAACTGTCAGTGAACCTCAATGCCATCGCCTTGCTGCGCAACCGGCGCGACCTGCCGTGGCCGAGCGTGACGGGGCTCGGGCGCATCGCCCTGCAGGCAGGCTCACATGGGCTGACCGTGCATCCGCGGCCCGACGAACGCCACACGCGGCATTCGGACCTTCCGCAAATTCGCGCCCTGATCGATGATGAGTTCCCTCACGCCGAGTTCAATATCGAAGGATACCCGGAAGAAGATTTTCTCCAGCTTGTGGAAAATGCGCAGCCCGAACAGGTGACACTCGTGCCGGACGACCCCTCGCAGCCGACCTCTGACCATGGCTGGGACTTTCGCAAACAGGGCGAATATCTCACCCCGATTGTCGCGCGGCTCAAGAAATCCGGCTTCCGCGTCTCGCTGTTTTCGGACCCTGACCCCGACGGAATCGCAGCGGCAGCGGCAACGGGCGCGGATCGGGTCGAGCTTTATACCGGGCCGTATGGGGGTTTCCATGAGGATTCCGAAAAGGCGAACAAGCAATTGGAATTGCTGCAAAAGACAGCCGAGGCTGCCCGACGGGCCGGGCTTGACGTCAATGCCGGCCACGATCTCACCGTCGCCAATCTTCCTCCGCTGATGAAGCGGATTCCTTTCCTTGCGGAAGTTTCGATCGGTCACGGGCTGACCGCCGACGCTCTCGAATATGGAATGGCGGAAACGGTGCGCCGTTTCCTGCGCGCGTGCGGTTGGGGTACCGCTTCAAAGGGGTGA